Proteins from a genomic interval of Treponema succinifaciens DSM 2489:
- a CDS encoding type II toxin-antitoxin system VapC family toxin, protein MKKIYLLDTNIISEFSKEHPNQNVIALYEARKNFCAISAITWQELIYGLERMPDGKRKTYIEECLVEYKEEFEIIPYDDFAAGICGQLSGKCSKEGRSLPYCDTQIAATAIANGMVLVTHNTTDFAEAAERSFLRMEDWFSVE, encoded by the coding sequence ATGAAAAAAATATATCTTCTTGATACAAATATCATATCCGAGTTCTCAAAGGAACATCCGAACCAAAACGTGATTGCTTTATATGAGGCAAGAAAAAATTTCTGCGCAATTTCCGCCATTACCTGGCAGGAACTTATCTATGGACTTGAAAGAATGCCCGACGGAAAACGCAAAACTTATATTGAAGAATGTCTTGTTGAATACAAAGAAGAATTTGAGATAATTCCCTACGACGATTTTGCAGCAGGAATATGCGGTCAGCTTTCAGGAAAATGCTCAAAAGAAGGAAGATCTCTTCCATACTGCGACACACAGATTGCCGCAACCGCAATTGCAAACGGAATGGTTCTTGTAACACACAATACAACAGATTTTGCTGAAGCCGCAGAACGCTCTTTTTTACGTATGGAAGACTGGTTTTCTGTTGAATAA
- a CDS encoding ribonuclease III domain-containing protein has product MNRQDIGFVQSSINYQFKNLQLLEQAFTRKSYSEEHPELQNNEVLEFYGDEILDFFVTKMMYKRFSRILNNELVSEKNEGELTKLKSILVSKESLARCMYNIGFSKFLYLGKSDEKNEVYKSKSVNEDLFEAIIGAVAADCDWNYEKLEKVCRTMLDMETTNGYLALLVKEKSHRLGFGEPCYRPFAWQTDNPEDWQSDNLFNMGIGFGGFGSTSKNPKTGKHEYGIQVGENKFTGIGDGIAQAKLNAEQKAYHFLIQEEIKQQFQNLDYTNPASTLHELFQKKVIMEVRYEFNEYHDENGNPIWNCKAILEGYGTFEADNASKKQVKQDASLKLLKFIAKTKIEQTEKWEIPTFYHGMARIWHDEGKI; this is encoded by the coding sequence ATGAACAGACAGGACATCGGCTTTGTCCAGAGCAGCATCAACTATCAGTTTAAAAATTTGCAGCTGCTTGAGCAGGCATTCACGCGCAAGTCTTATTCGGAGGAGCATCCGGAACTTCAGAACAACGAGGTTCTTGAATTCTACGGAGACGAAATTCTTGATTTTTTTGTTACGAAGATGATGTACAAAAGATTTTCAAGAATTCTCAACAATGAGCTTGTATCGGAAAAAAACGAGGGCGAGCTTACAAAACTGAAATCGATTCTAGTGAGTAAGGAAAGTCTTGCGCGCTGCATGTACAATATCGGGTTTTCAAAGTTTCTATATCTTGGAAAAAGCGATGAAAAAAATGAAGTGTACAAAAGCAAGTCCGTAAACGAAGATTTGTTCGAGGCGATAATCGGGGCGGTTGCCGCTGACTGCGACTGGAACTATGAAAAACTTGAAAAAGTCTGCCGGACAATGCTGGATATGGAAACAACGAACGGCTACCTTGCTTTGCTTGTCAAGGAAAAATCTCACCGGCTTGGATTCGGAGAGCCTTGCTATCGTCCTTTCGCATGGCAGACAGACAATCCTGAAGACTGGCAATCGGACAATCTTTTCAATATGGGAATCGGATTTGGCGGCTTTGGAAGCACATCAAAAAATCCTAAAACCGGGAAGCATGAATACGGAATCCAAGTTGGAGAAAATAAATTCACAGGAATTGGCGACGGAATTGCCCAGGCAAAACTTAACGCGGAACAGAAAGCCTACCATTTTCTTATTCAGGAAGAAATAAAACAGCAGTTCCAGAATCTTGACTACACAAATCCGGCAAGCACGCTTCACGAGCTATTCCAGAAAAAAGTGATTATGGAAGTGCGCTACGAATTCAACGAATACCACGATGAGAACGGAAATCCAATCTGGAACTGCAAGGCGATTCTCGAAGGCTACGGAACATTTGAAGCCGACAACGCATCAAAAAAGCAGGTAAAACAAGATGCTTCGTTGAAACTCCTGAAATTCATAGCCAAAACAAAAATCGAGCAGACCGAAAAATGGGAAATACCGACATTCTATCACGGAATGGCGAGAATCTGGCACGATGAGGGGAAAATATAA
- a CDS encoding type II toxin-antitoxin system Phd/YefM family antitoxin, whose protein sequence is MCRTSIYDARNNLSNFVKIAESGEPVELTRYDKPVAVIISYEEYKHKDEKPSLIARINKLKEKYADVLSDEGIPLGPKVYADPNRVIFEE, encoded by the coding sequence ATGTGTAGAACTTCAATTTATGACGCGCGGAACAATCTTTCAAATTTCGTAAAGATTGCGGAAAGCGGTGAACCTGTTGAGCTTACAAGGTACGACAAGCCGGTTGCGGTGATTATCAGCTACGAGGAATATAAACACAAAGATGAAAAACCGTCTTTAATTGCCCGGATTAACAAACTGAAGGAAAAGTATGCGGATGTTCTAAGCGATGAAGGAATTCCTCTCGGACCAAAAGTTTATGCTGACCCGAACAGAGTAATTTTCGAGGAATAA
- a CDS encoding type II toxin-antitoxin system RelB/DinJ family antitoxin, with protein sequence MAMTVLQTRVDSETKLAAENLFSSLGLDITTAIRLFLRC encoded by the coding sequence ATGGCAATGACAGTTCTTCAAACCAGAGTTGACTCAGAAACAAAACTTGCAGCTGAAAATCTTTTTAGTTCATTGGGACTTGATATTACAACTGCAATCCGTTTATTTTTACGTTGTTGA